The following coding sequences lie in one Cloeon dipterum chromosome 1, ieCloDipt1.1, whole genome shotgun sequence genomic window:
- the LOC135946493 gene encoding uncharacterized protein LOC135946493 produces MQIIKLLLLGFSGLILFSVSSVKTKSNDDPDYEYRFDKARSIFDKLQNETAKIHEIEAEAASFFLFLPDGTMHKNLSQKLSDTENNDGTEYVGAKENIDKALDTISKLHDEINYFQGNATSFNFIINVMLEDDIFDRLANLGVVKEPVIDVARQLSNGGKSVIENILEVIDIGCENFKAVVSDAKENLKRNHFKAILTDYITFCKKNNPIQVAFNQLLPMIHETMKFMDDMIKFCMNEESAEQVEKVRRSLDLTRSIMEGDLSEFRESKILYDSAADASMDALFKVVQQIRLTHSSGRKYRINKLH; encoded by the exons ATGCAGATAATCAAGCTATTGCTCCTCGGATTTTCCGGCTTAATTCTTTTCTCGGTCTCGTCAGTGAAG ACAAAAAGTAATGACGATCCAGACTATGAGTATAGATTTGACAAGGCGAGAAGCATCTTTGATAAACTGCAAAACGAGACGGCCAAGATTCACGAAATTGAGGCTGAGGCagcttccttttttttattcctgccAGACGGCACCATGCACAAGAATCTTTCGCAAAAATTATCAGACACAGAG aATAACGACGGAACCGAGTATGTAGGCGCAAAAGAGAACATTGACAAGGCACTCGACACAATCAGTAAACTACACGAcgagattaattatttccagggCAATGCGACTTCCTTTAACTTCATCATAAACGTCATGCTAGAAGATGACATTTTCGACAGATTGGCCAATTTAGGGGTG GTGAAGGAGCCTGTGATCGACGTGGCACGCCAACTATCAAATGGGGGCAAATCCGTGATCGAGAATATACTGGAAGTAATTGACATAggttgtgaaaatttcaaagcggTTGTTTCTGATGCAAAAGAAAACcttaaaagaaatcatttcaaGGCTATTCTCACCGATTACATCACCTTTTGCAAGAAGAACAACCCCATTCAGGTTGCGTTCAATCAGCTGTTGCCCATGATTCATGAAACTATGAAATTTATGGACgatatgataaaattttgcatgaatGAAGAG AGTGCTGAGCAGGTTGAAAAAGTTCGCCGTAGCTTAGATCTAACCCGGTCAATCATGGAAGGAGATCTAAGCGAATTTAGAGAGTCCAAAATTTTGTACGACTCAGCAGCGGACGCTTCGATGGATGCGCTTTTCAAGGTTGTCCAACAAATCCGGCTCACTCACTCAAGCGGCAGGAAATACAGGATCAATAAACTCCACTGA
- the LOC135944993 gene encoding uncharacterized protein LOC135944993, giving the protein MWCAAAALMLFFIAVNCQEPAVNQKLSEASAAVRQAKDGILEWQASVFAVQNYLGFEFDFAVTNVVHTLEQIPIPANVTTALRPTVEKNRVVLADRVVRLEKLLDEERVKLDELDLALFYPKPAVISTALAALKEVARPVPEFYNAYKQAEADVLLHFLIEVKKALLQHVGPLADEAKLAVQDIEKQAVARNVVMEAAKVSHDERTDSLQKIVSEALLLLPPETVSA; this is encoded by the exons ATGTggtgcgctgctgctgctttgatGCTGTTCTTTATCGCCGTCAATTGC CAAGAGCCAGCTGTGAATCAAAAGCTGTCAGAAGCGTCAGCCGCCGTGAGGCAAGCCAAAGACGGAATCCTTGAGTGGCAAGCATCAGTTTTTGCGGTGCAAAACTACCTCGGTTTCGAGTTTGACTTTGCAGTCACGAATGTGGTGCACACCCTGGAGCAAATTCCGATTCCGGCGAACGTCACGACCGCCTTAAGACCGACCGTCGAGAAGAACCGAGTCGTTTTAGCCGACAGGGTGGTGCGTTTGGAGAAACTGCTGGACGAAGAGAGGGTTAAATTGGATGAGCTGGACCTCGCATTATTTTATCCGAAACCTGCTGTCATTTCTACGGCATTAGCTGCGCTGAAAGAAGTCGCAAGGCCCGTGCCCGAATTTTACAATGCGTATAAGCAGGCTGAGGCAGACGTGCTGCTCCACTTTTTGATTGAAGTGAAAAAGGCGTTGCTGCAGCAC GTGGGTCCTTTGGCTGACGAGGCGAAATTGGCGGTGCAGGACATAGAAAAGCAAGCAGTTGCGAGAAACGTCGTCATGGAAGCGGCCAAAGTTAGCCACGACGAGCGAACGGACAGTTTGCAGAAAATTGTGAGTGAagccctgctgctgctgccgcctgAGACTGTTTCTGCGTAG
- the LOC135934677 gene encoding uncharacterized protein LOC135934677 has translation MHFKIALAFLIGCAVAADPTKNESRDLAADIIEAQKELSTFIQEALKFRSTYQLILNADILLEVNNNFYQIYSLMQTLGVDQATIDGIKAIAEQDINVMTVATDNLESANLDMINGAYVINSILRNGTLTDLRSNYDLWMGEAYPLFLQRYRQYFNALSVTGNVLELEVAAAINGLEGSEVTAIYVYLQKTNDRINADAALMEREVYVYDFTLNEARLAVEVVMFQVPPSLSSI, from the exons ATGCACTTCAAAATCGCCCTCGCTTTTCTAATAGGATGc GCAGTCGCCGCAGATCCTACTAAAAATGAGTCTCGAGACTTAGCTGCGGATATTATAGAAGCTCAAAAAGAGCTGTCGACATTCATCCAGGAAGCGCTGAAATTTAGATCGACTTATCAGCTCATCTTGAATGCTGACATTCTTCTCGAAGTCAACAACAACTTCTACCAAATTTACTCTTTAATGCAAACCTTAGGG GTGGACCAGGCAACCATTGACGGAATAAAAGCAATTGCCGAGCAAGACATAAACGTGATGACTGTTGCAACAGACAACCTGGAGTCTGCCAATCTGGACATGATCAATGGCGCCTACGTCATTAATTCTATTCTGAGAAACGGCACCCTCACGGACCTAAGATCCAACTACGATTTGTGGATGGGAGAAGCGTATCCACTGTTCCTTCAACGATATAGGCAGTACTTCAATGCTCTTAGCGTCACTGGAAACGTCCTTGAGCTTGAAGTCGCTGCTGCTATTAATGGACTG GAAGGATCTGAAGTTACTGCAATTTATGTTTACCTCCAGAAAACCAATGACCGCATCAACGCAGATGCAGCGTTGATGGAAAGAGAGGTTTACGTCTATGATTTTACTCTCAATGAAGCAAGACTAGCAGTAGAAGTGGTTATGTTTCAAGTTCCTCCGAGTTTGAgcagcatttaa
- the LOC135947754 gene encoding uncharacterized protein LOC135947754, translating into MRAIIFVALIPIAFSAVLPNSKPVLSDVIVTPKDLATDVAVAHLSVIDHMRDLIVRQTNQVQLHYLLIIDSYNKVFQITSLLQQLQVAPEVINGIGSTIYGHFVDYLNSFNNFAISLLSIKSELVDINQKLNLLDPTLSGSHANLTSSTQANANEYIAIQASLETMITEAESAIVAAMDGLSGQQVIDVYLLIQDIKNSLQYKQEELRNANAVYEVVAAQCLFYVKAVADQLVP; encoded by the exons ATGCGTGCAATAATCTTCGTAGCTTTGATTCCCATC gCATTTTCGGCGGTATTGCCAAATTCGAAACCAGTCTTATCAGATGTCATCGTGACACCGAAGGACCTCGCCACAGATGTTGCGGTGGCGCACCTTTCGGTCATTGACCACATGCGTGACCTGATCGTACGTCAGACCAATCAAGTGCAGCTCCATTATTTACTCATCATCGACTCGTACAACAAGGTTTTCCAGATCACAAGCTTGCTGCAGCAGCTTCAG GTTGCACCGGAAGTTATTAACGGAATTGGCAGCACTATTTACGGCCATTTTGTCGACTACCTGAATTCGTTCAACAATTTCGCAATTTCTCTACTTTCCATCAAAAGTGAACTCGTTGATATTAATCAAAAGCTGAATTTGCTGGACCCCACCTTGTCCGGCTCTCATGCAAACCTTACTTCGTCGACACAGGCAAATGCGAATGAATATATAGCGATTCAAGCTTCCTTGGAAACCATGATCACGGAGGCAGAAAGTGCTATTGTAGCGGCCATGGATGGATta AGTGGCCAGCAAGTAATTGACGTTTACCTGCTCATTCAAGATATCAAAAATTCACTTCAATACAAGCAAGAAGAGTTGCGGAATGCAAATGCAGTTTACGAAGTTGTTGCTGCACAGTGTCTGTTCTATGTCAAAGCCGTTGCTGATCAATTAGTTCCTTGA
- the LOC135948566 gene encoding uncharacterized protein LOC135948566: MQLKFTVFFLIGCAIAADPTQNESRDLAADIRIAQQELSSFIKEALKFSSTFQLILNADILLEVNNNFHQIYSLMQNIGVQQETIEQIRASGEQDKAVISTATDNLEYANLDMINGAYVINSNLRNGSLTDVRSNYDIWVGEFLPLFNQRYQQFNAALSLTGNSIELQVVSAITGLEGAEVNAIYAYLQKTNDRINEDAELMQRELIVYDRVLTTALNAVQLVLSQA; this comes from the exons ATGCAGCTGAAATTCACCGTCTTTTTCCTAATTGGATGC GCGATTGCTGCAGATCCAACACAAAATGAATCACGTGATTTGGCTGCTGACATTAGGATTGCCCAACAAGAGCTGTCCTCTTTTATAAAAGAAGCACTCAAATTCAGCTCCACCTTCCAGCTCATTCTGAACGCGGATATTCTCCTCGAAGTCAATAACAACTTCCACCAAATCTACTCGTTGATGCAGAACATTGGA GTACAGCAAGAGACTATTGAACAGATCAGGGCATCCGGTGAACAGGACAAGGCTGTGATTTCCACTGCCACAGACAATCTGGAGTATGCAAACCTTGACATGATAAACGGAGCTTACGTCATCAACTCCAATCTGAGAAACGGCTCCCTTACTGATGTGCGGAGCAATTATGACATTTGGGTCGGAGAATTTTTACCTCTGTTCAACCAACGCTACCAGCAGTTCAACGCAGCCTTATCTCTCACGGGGAACTCCATTGAACTTCAAGTGGTTTCTGCTATCACTGGATTG GAAGGAGCAGAAGTTAATGCAATTTACGCATACCTCCAAAAAACCAACGACCGCATCAATGAAGACGCCGAGCTGATGCAAAGAGAGTTAATTGTCTACGATAGAGTGTTGACCACTGCTTTAAATGCGGTGCAGCTCGTTCTCAGCCAAGCTTGA
- the LOC135948565 gene encoding uncharacterized protein LOC135948565, which yields MDRKISILLLASLVLSAFSATVPRITTEEVDDAQIKNIFLAEKLLVFAAEFKSFNESHWCVEATNFFIDTIDSLVTVDANPTLIADLRVRSEAEKQEVVKKINDLTANFNALNTQLFRIAEKLRLELFAELSEHFIQFQTITSSIETQYADFQSYLNFVISDLELAVLLAINGLSHPNIPDVHTHLQQSKDAAINGNEFVVQAEALYTNAKNAAFSAIDVIVSQTKFKTELKREVRLVLKGQAAPEDVTSAQSSIFNWIEHMISINTKFSRLNNALSLQVADSFHEIFASMRELLVDEATVSSIETDNRIDGQLLKLTISTAGSAMQTTTTTLDTINYILNHLDGDSRGKLQTLRDTLSSNINTVNSDYNTVFTTIDTNLPLTLENIRVAIAGLSGDPVIRIYLAIQEIENTFSTNRIDIESEKPLYDDNITAFLPVLDKIIKDLCSGLFC from the exons ATGGACCGTAAAATCTCGATCCTTCTTCTTGCATCATTGGTTTTAAgc GCTTTCAGCGCAACAGTCCCACGAATCACGACCGAGGAGGTTGACGATGCAcagatcaaaaatattttccttgccGAGAAGCTGTTGGTTTTTGCAGCAGAATTCAAATCTTTTAATGAATCGCACTGGTGCGTAGAGGCGACTAATTTCTTCATTGACACTATAGATAGTTTGGTGACGGTCGAT GCAAACCCAACCCTTATTGCTGATCTCAGAGTGAGGTCTGAAGCTGAAAAACAAGAggtcgttaaaaaaattaacgatcTGACTGCCAATTTCAACGCACTCAACACGCAATTATTCCGCATTGCTGAAAAACTGAGACTGGAACTCTTTGCTGAACTATCGgagcattttattcaatttcaaacaatcACTAGCTCCATTGAAACGCAATACGCGGATTTTCAGTCGTATTTGAACTTTGTCATTAGCGATCTGGAATTGGCTGTTCTGCTCGCCATTAATGGACTG AGCCATCCTAACATACCGGATGTGCACACTCACCTGCAGCAAAGCAAGGATGCTGCTATTAATGGAAACGAATTCGTAGTCCAAGCCGAAGCACTCTATACAAATGCCAAAAACGCCGCTTTTTCAGCCATAGACGTGATCGTCAGTCAAACTAAATTCAAGACT GAACTAAAACGTGAAGTCAGATTAGTCCTGAAAGGTCAAGCTGCACCTGAAGATGTGACTTCAGCCCAGTcgagcatttttaattggatcgaGCACATGATCAGCATCAATACAAAATTCAGCCGACTGAACAATGCACTGTCGCTGCAAGTTGCAGATTCGTTTCATGAGATATTCGCTTCAATGCGCGAGCTTTTG GTCGACGAAGCGACCGTGTCAAGCATCGAGACGGATAACAGAATCGACGGGCAGCTACTGAAACTGACAATTAGTACCGCCGGCAGCGCGATGCAGACGACCACAACCACACTGGACACCATCAATTACATCTTGAACCATTTGGACGGGGACTCAAGGGGGAAACTTCAAACTCTGAGGGATACATTGTCGTCAAACATAAATACCGTCAACTCTGACTATAACACTGTTTTTACGACCATCGACACCAATTTACCTCTGACCTTGGAGAATATCAGAGTTGCAATCGCTGGCCTG AGCGGGGACCCGGTGATTCGGATTTATTTGGCGATTCAGGAAATCGAAAACACTTTCTCTACAAACAGGATAGACATAGAAAGCGAGAAGCCACTGTATGACGACAACATCACCGCCTTTTTACCCGTGCTGGACAAAATCATTAAAGATCTCTGTTCCGGCCTGTTCTGCTAA